The Drosophila bipectinata strain 14024-0381.07 chromosome 3L, DbipHiC1v2, whole genome shotgun sequence region CTTTCAAGTACTTGCACCACCGCCAGTGGCAACACCGCCCGACAGCTGCAATCAAGTGTGTTGCCTGCACCACAAATTAACCCACCGGCAGTGTCGGGTTTCGGGTGCCGATACAACGATAAAGCGCCGGAAATGACACAGTCAAAATGTATCGCTGCAAAAATTGGTTTTGTGCgcgcagcaacaacaacaactacgtCGATGTGGCACTAAATGAGCCACCGACAGCAACAACTACGCCCAATActcgcaacagcaacagcaataacaacaacaaccgcagcagcagcaaaagcaATCAACAAGCAAACGCCACCGCATCAACTCACAGAGCAGTAACCACTGCGAACCACCCCAACCACCCGATACACCCCACCCACCCAAACCATCCGGCAAACGATGATTCCTCGCCACAGGCGCATGTGGTCACCTTTCTGGAGGACGCGGGCGGAGCCAGCGGGAGCAACGGATCCGTGACCACCAGCCGGCTGGTCACCACCGCCGAGCTGCACCAGGCCCACATGCTGGAGCACCACTCGAACCTGGACGCCATCGAGCAGGCCGATGACTTCATCTACGGTCCGGGGGCAGGACTCTCATTGTGCGACGACAGCCTGCCGTCGGCCAAGAACTGCTACCGCCTCGTCATGCTGGGGTAtgtattgcgtatacgccgagTGGGCAGACACTGAAAGAGAAAAGGATTAAGAtaatacaatattatttatataatataacttatcataattttataatttctaaAAGAATGGACAGTAttcttaacaaaaaattttaagtttttaaaaaagttatattcgttttaaataatttctcCAACTGCATCTAAGCCCCACTGGACTTGCGCCTTGTCCAGCTTGAATCTCAATCTCCATCATTGCCCTCTCAATCTGGATTTgcaattttcatttccatgCAGCTCATCACGCGCCGGCAAGTCCTCGATAGTAGCACGTTTCCTGGGCAATCGGTTCGAGGAGGCCTACACCCCGACCATCGAGGAGTTCCACCGCAAATTGTATCGCATACGGAATGAGGTCTTTCAATTGGATATTTTGGATACTTCTGGCTATCATCCGTTTCCCGCAATGCGTCGTTTGTCATTTCTAACTGGTGAGTGAGTGTGTGACGTCCGTCCTAGCCCTGAGTTCTAGCCACAAACCTCCAAATCCAAATAGTTGCATGCCTGTGCGGTATTATATTGGGGATGTGTGGCACCAATTGTTGGGAGCGCACGTTCCGTCACTTAAGTTGTCGACTGGCTTCATTGGGTGCCATTTAATGTCCTATAAATTATCATAAAAATCAAGCCCAGCTGCTGGCATCCAAACTCGGGCGGAAATACCCTTTCAAATGTGAAACAGACACCGCGGGGTATCGTGGATCCCAAAGCAGGTCCTTGAGGGCGgggtttttaaattatttattggatCAGAACAAATTCAACAATAAATACCCAATAATGGTTATAATCATGAAGTGATTTTAGTCCCAGTAATAACACGTTATTTATCGCTTAGTCACGCCCTGATAGAAACCTACAGtatcacaaaaataaatatgaatggCACTATACTATATAGCAGGGTATGCGGCTATTGATTTTCCCATTCCCGCTGTTGATTTTTGGGCATCCGAATTACcctaaacacacacactcccccCACACACAACTCCCAACTCACATTAACATGGCCCAGATGAGCTTCAGATGTCAGTGGCGTTATATAGTGTCTGAAAATAGGGAGTGCGTAGGTCACAGATACTGGGGGCCATAAATAAGCaataaatttgcatttgcTAAATCAAACGGCGATTAATGTGCTCCTTTATGGCTTCTTGCAGGGGATCTCTTCATCCTCGTCTTCAGCATGGATTCGCGCGAGTCCTTCGAGGAGGTGGTGCGTCTCCGCGAGAACATCCTGGAGACAAAGTGGGCGGCCCTAAATCCAGGCTCCGGCTTTAAAAAGAAGAGTCTTCCCAAGATACCGATGATACTGGCCGGCAATAAATGTGATCGGGATTTCAAGTGAGTTCCTAAAACCAAATAATATTTCTAGGAACAATACTCACCTCTCTTCTTCCACAGAACTGTGCAGACGGACGAGGTGATGGGCTACATAGCCGGCCAGGACAACTGCTGCACCTTCGTGGAGTGCTCGGCCCGGCAGAACTACCGAATCGACGATCTCTTCTACGCCCTATTTATGGTCTCGAACCTTCCGCTGGAGATGACCCCTAACCACCACCGCCGTCTGGTGTCCGTCTTTGGGGCACCGTCGCCCCTGCCCCCCCACGGATCCGTTGTAGGCGGGACCAAGAAGAACGCCCTCTCCATAAAAAGGCGGTTCAGCGATGCCTGCGGGGTGGTCACCCCCAACGCCCGCCGGCCCAGCATCCGCACGGACCTCAACCTGATGCGGTCCAAGACGATGGCCCTCAACGAGGGCGAGGGCGTGAGAGCGAGCTCGCGCTGGAACCGCTGCGTCCTGATGTAGACGCATCCTTTCAGTCCTTGGGGTCCCTGGCAGTGTGATAGTAGTGCAGCGGACAGGTCACGGGCCCCGGGTCTCGGGGAAGGagcaaaaaactaattttaaacgCAGCGTTTGGgtgatttcaattttatagtgTAAATACTCGTTTAGAGGGCCGCGCGACAGGTGCTGAAAGTTGAAAGTATTATAATGAATTAATTATGCATTTAGCACTTTATCGCAAACTATGGACAaaggcaatggcaatggcaatggcaacggcaatggcaatggctCTTGTTTTAAAACACACTCGAACATAATTAGTACCACTCACCGCTGTCAGCCCAGTATCGTCAGTCCAATATCCAAACTCCCAATATGCACTCGATGTCAGTTATTTGCTCTTCAGTTCCCATTCAATTCGATTCTCGATTTCCAACTCAATTGTGAATGTTATTGTGATCGTTGTAATTGCACCTTTACCTGACGCACTCGaaccaaaaaacacacaaaaccaAAAGCAGAGGACAATAATGTTGAACGTACTTGTTATCCtttaatttaagatttaattgATAGAGTTGTTTTTGGCGTTATTGTTAATTGTATTGTTAAAAGAGACCCCACTTCCTTTCTATTGCCACTCTCTGTCTTTCGAAACATCGCATATCAGCCAAAACTGGAACCGAAACACACCGAAATCAAAAACCCTTGAGAGGGAATCTTGACCAAATCTAGCAAACCGAACTAACTCTACTGGAACACTTGTACACCGATCAAATCTAAAGCCTAACTATGGTTAACTATATATTGCTAAatgtaaaaaagaaaacaagaaacaaaaatttatagcGTTAAACCGAATTTATCCGACCTGTTCTCGGAGGAGATCCTGTAAGTTTACGATCTCCAGCGAGGTCAGCTCCGCAAGTTTAGCAAATTCGAGTTTCAGTGTACCCctaagcagcagcaacaattttCGCGAGTTTAACATTTATCAAGTATTATCGATAGAGGAACTAACCTACAAGAACTACTATACTTACAAGAACATATGCGTTTCAGCGCGGCTTGAAACCAAGACCAAGTACTACCCTAGCTATACAAGAGGCATAAATGCCCACCTAAGCAGATATCTATAAAGCAAGTTACTGAGATTTCAAGCATATTTTAGGCAGTTATCGTTAATCTAAAACCAAATCTAAAAACaaagtgcaaatatttacaaatttcGCGTTGGGCCAAAGTGCAcgaatatatttaaacataacatttaattaagtacGTTAACCGAAGGAAATGAAACTCAAATGATTTACGATCAACTTTTTAATGCTTTGGATttgcattatttatttacataataTGTATATTGAAAATGATTGAATTacgattaaataaaatttaaaaacaaaagtggCGCCGCTTCAGAGTATTCTCAGAAGCTTTTTTTGATTATCTGGCAACCATGCACTTTCGTAAGTTATTCCGGCTGTTAACATACAGCTTTAACAGTACGGTACAGAATTCAATTTTCTTCATCGAGCTTTGGAGAGAAAGTGTTTGGAAACGGTGACGAAAGCTTTAAAGCATTTTCCGCAGTCTTGGAAAACGATTTGAAAAAGTTTGAAAGTGTTTCAACCGAAGAAGACACAACCTTACTTGTTGAAGTATTTACCCAAAAtgattcgattttttttataaaaggcTCCAAAATATTCCCGGAGGAAGTGGGGGCGAAGGTGTTCTTAGTCCATTCATCCGACTGGaccatttgaaaaaaaaggtgaAGGAGAAGAGCAGCGCCTCCACAGATTTTACCATCAAGACTACCAAAACTGGAAAGTCTAAAAGCGACTTTCTGTTCAACAGCCCCAAGGTGAAGGTCAACTCTAAGTAGGTCTCCACAACAGTCTCCCAATTGAAGGATCTGCTGGAGCAGTCCAGTGTCAGAGAGATTCAGATAGGTAATGTGGACCAAAATGGTCAAATAAATCCAAGGATACAAAGGTGACCAAGGAATCGAAGGAAATAATTAGCAAAATCAGCTCCAGGACCGTGACAGCTGAAGGGTACTTGGACAAGGCCAGCAAACAGCCATTTTAAACGGCTAAAACGTTATTAAAAGCTTAATTAAACAGCTTAAAAGCTTGAATTGCAGGATTAACAGACaacaatttgtttattaatgaGAGTCTGTGGGCCAGCCAAACGTAAAATCCGTCACACctggcgtatacttgatgcGAAGACACTTCCGCTTCAGGATTTCATATTTCATGTCAGCAACCATATGCCGTACACATATTGGCCCAGTTAACAAGACATTCCTGGCTGGccaaaatttatgtttttcagACGCGACGTCCAGGTCCTAAATAATTGCCGGCGGCACTGGCAGGAtctgaaacagaaacaggagCCGCAGGACGACTAACGGGAGCACGTGCACGTGGCGATGACGCCGACACATTTACGCCCAATTGAACAATGTGCAGGGAAGGGGAAAAAAGCAGCTCCCCGCTGCGGGGTTCCAGGGAGACGCGGGGGTGGGACAGGCGGAAAAGGACTCCATGTGGCTGGAGGGCATCCGCTCAAAAGTGCAGTCAATTTTAATTGCTTGTCTGATCGCAGACAGGGGCTATTAATAGGCTTATGGTTTGCATGATATACCGATATGACCAGTATCGGGGGCGTTAGCAGCCGCTCGCTTATGCAAGTGGATTGTTATTGCAGCTGGCCCCGCCACCCTGCCACCCCGCCACCTGCCGGGCCTGACAGGATGCTTTCGTCCTGGCCTCGATAATCGCTGTGGTTAGCCCCTAACGGACCGAACCGACCTCCCCTGGTACCTAATACAATTTGCATATGAAATTTCCGTCTACCAATTACAATTCGGCCAAAATGGATTAGCCATGCCAACCCCCCGCCCCCTCCCTCCCAAAAGCCaaatcataattttaattatgtaTTTGGATACCACACTCTGGGCCTCGACTGCTAATTAAAAGTTAAGCATTTTAGCATTTCGATTTGATTGTTTTATTTGCCGCGGATCTCGACTAGTTTAATTAGCAGCTGATGGCAGCTGGGCCACTAAAAATTCGCCCAAAAATGCTGTCACGGCCATTGCATTGCATTCCACCTGACCAGGATATTCAGGCGGAGGGTAAACGCCGGTTGCCGAGGTTGTAAATATTTGCCCAGcagcaaaatggaaaacttATTCGCACGTTTCCCTTCCAGACTTTGCTTAGTGCTATTTAACTATCTGTTAGGTGGGCTCAGAGGGGGCAATGGGATGCCCCCCTATATGCGGGGGGTTGGGGAGAAGGACTACTGGGCGCGGAATCGGGAAAAACTTTCTATGTAAGCGGCAGTCGTCTTTAAGTCAACTAAACCTATTCGCTAACAACAAGCGGgtgcactaaaaaaaaaaccagagacAGAGAAGGAAGCTTATGGCCCTCAGgtcataaatataatttttaccCTTTTACCTTAACGAATCCtgtttttatttggctttTGAAACAGTTTTCCGCCCACATATTCGTGGAAAAGGACTGAAGAGCCCCGAAGGACTTTTCTCCACGTGCTGCTCCCGCTACTTGTGCTATTTGCTTATTGTGTTTGTAAACATTGCTAACAACTTGAGTAATGCCGGCGACAATGCCAGtattgccacttgccactctGCCACGCCCGCACCTATGCCTGCAACTGCTAATAGGGCGTGGGTGGAGGCGGCAGCGGTAGCGGTAGCGGCTCACCACTGCCTTGCAAGTTGTAAGTGCCcaagtttttcaattaaaagttgCTACCTTTTGTGTGTTACTGCGACGGCATACCATAAATACGCATGTGTGGGCCGCGTTGTGTGTACGTGGGCGGTGTGTTGGTGTGACGAGTGTATTTGCCGGCTTTTGCCTAATCACGATGCCACTGATATATCAATAAACCACAGGGCAGAACGACGGTGGCAGTGAGGTCGAAGAACCACCAACTGCATTATAAATCAAGAGCAAACCAGAAAACAAACTCCGACTTCAACCAGCTGGCAAGCACACAAccgacaaacaaacaaatgcaTAAACAAACAATCAAACAAACAGCGAACGACAGGTGTTGAAGGCGAGGGCATTATAAATTCATACGAAAAAATACCGAAACGTCAAACAAATTGCAAGTTTTCAGTTGCATTTCCGCAAAACGTACCTGAAATAATACGTTACTGGCAACGCAgcaaagtatgcaacaaaagcGGGTGAGTGTGCCTTCGGAGAAGGTGTTTCCCTGTACAGTGGGACTTTACTGATAGAGTTAGAGTGAGAATCAAAGaggaaaacattaaaaaaattagattCTTCTAATTTTAACATCCTTATAACACAAGAATTCAAATTAGGTCCTCTTTGAAGGAATTAGGTGCATAATTGATGAAAATTTTCTAGACTTATTAGCAAATACTTTCATAATAGGACGAcgttactcatacgccatgtggttCTACAAAATAGTTGTATGGGCAACTaagctaaataaaaaaatatattcctcTATTTTGCAAAGCAAtaacaattaaattttattttaaataacattttaaagaatatcccttgaaaatattactcatacgcactgttgtaCCTTGATATTTTTTCCCACTGTTGAGGGATTTGTGAGTGGGGCTTCTGTTGACTCCTCCTCCGAGGTTATCGGATGGCACAGCACACGGGCAAATTGAAGGTAGGCCATGTGGCAGCCCGGGGCAACGTCTTCGACTTGCTGCCTGCCGACTCCTTCCCCGTGTCAACCCTATAGTCTGCTGGGCCCCCTCCACCCTATTCGCCAAAAAGCTACCTCCAGCTTTTCCCGCTCGCATGACAAGTTGAAATGTTGACGGCTCACTGACATTGTCTGGCAGTGTATACGTGCCGGTGCAAGGGTGTGGGTCCTTTCTGAACCCGGCTCAGCCGCGTTGCATGCATGTATGAATGATATTGTGGCACGACGTGGCTGCGCTGCAAGAATCTCATACAAAGTTATGCAAATTCCGATTCCGCTGTCGCCGTTCCCGTTCCCGTTGCCAGTGTTGACGGGGGCCGTGGGCGTGGCATCGGTTTCTGCGGTTTTGGCATgcataattgttggtttttagTTACACGTGAGGCGGCCGTGCCACTGCCATGTCCCCCACATCCTCCGCTCCTGAGGCGTATTTGCTCGGCGTAATTGTCTATCTTGGGTACGGCTTACATTTTGGccgattaaaaaataaatgtgtaTGTTAAAGATATAAATACATGAAGGGGATGGGAAATTAAAATGGGCTATGGGCTTgcataatataaaatttaaaaatggagGGACCATATGGAAAGGATTTATATCCATGCAGGGGTGCTTAGCCACAACGGCTAGTAATTATCCATCTTAAGTCTCTTTAGACTCTTTCCCTGAAATCGAAACTAAAATTCATAGCGCCCACGCCGACGCATCTGCTCTCCTATTAGAGCCCATTCATAACTCTGCGCAATTCGAAATTCCCAATGGCTATGATAGATTGTAAATCACATGCGGGCCGAACAATAATCATTTCTCAGACATTTGCTATTTTCGTGTCCCGCACCTTGTAGGCAGTAGTCAGTGGCCACTAGTCCTTGCCAGGACTCGGGGCTATCATCAAAAAACAATTCTCTGCGTAGCGTCCGCAAAATAATGGACGTAGGGCCGCGCGGCTTGATAAGCTAAAtgataaattgtttttattcgtgacatatgtgtgtgtgtgctgtgtGTTTTAGCCACATGTGGCAGTGGAGCGGAGTAGTGTGCGGAGGGCGCTTGAGCCAAACTTGTTTGGGATGCTGCCAGCGTAAgttgttttgtgttttccACCGCCTTCTTTCAATTCGAACGGAGCACACACTCGCCGCAGAAacgaaaaaaggaaaagctgGAAAACAAGCTCTGGAAAACTTGTAAATGCGCTTGGGCACAAAAGTGGAATCTAATAAGCTCACGGCTAAATGTGTTATGATGAATGACATTGTCAGCCGCACACAGAATTTAAAACTTTCCGGTGCGTTCCGGGGATTGAGTCCTCGAGCGCAAGGCTTATAATTGAAAATTCGAAATACTTGGCAACAAACAgcgaaaaatttatttcacaGCGATATTTCGGCATCGCAGTTCTCTCTAATCAACTAATACAACATTTCGGCATTCattcattaaattaaaatttcatccCGCTCATCTGGTTTGATTGCTTTGTGCCTAAGTGGCCTCCAGAATTTTCCACCACCCGTGGATGCTAATGTTGCGGCTTCCACCGGCAACTGGGAAGGAGGTTTCCAAGGAGGAAGGAATCCCAATCCCAAACCGAATCGCaactgtttgtttgtttgccccTCTTTTGCCCCGCTTGGAATCGCGCCacaagtatctgtatctgtatttgtatctgtatcttcaGCTATAGATGGAGAAACTGTATCTCAAAGAAATCCGTCGAAACTATGTTGCCTTGCCAGTTGCCATCGCCATTGAAATTCATAAAGCATCAATGGCCCCACCGAGCATCGA contains the following coding sequences:
- the LOC108124932 gene encoding GTP-binding protein Rhes; the protein is MYRCKNWFCARSNNNNYVDVALNEPPTATTTPNTRNSNSNNNNNRSSSKSNQQANATASTHRAVTTANHPNHPIHPTHPNHPANDDSSPQAHVVTFLEDAGGASGSNGSVTTSRLVTTAELHQAHMLEHHSNLDAIEQADDFIYGPGAGLSLCDDSLPSAKNCYRLVMLGSSRAGKSSIVARFLGNRFEEAYTPTIEEFHRKLYRIRNEVFQLDILDTSGYHPFPAMRRLSFLTGDLFILVFSMDSRESFEEVVRLRENILETKWAALNPGSGFKKKSLPKIPMILAGNKCDRDFKTVQTDEVMGYIAGQDNCCTFVECSARQNYRIDDLFYALFMVSNLPLEMTPNHHRRLVSVFGAPSPLPPHGSVVGGTKKNALSIKRRFSDACGVVTPNARRPSIRTDLNLMRSKTMALNEGEGVRASSRWNRCVLM